The Winogradskyella schleiferi genome has a window encoding:
- a CDS encoding ExbD/TolR family protein translates to MNIRGRNKVTPEFNFASMTDIVFLLLIFFMIASTLVSTNAIDIILPKASGKTENKKSTAVSIKKDLTYYIDQKRVGESVLETQLLSILSNQESPTIVLRAEKSVPVENVVKVMDIANRNKFKVILAVQPN, encoded by the coding sequence ATGAATATTAGAGGACGAAATAAAGTAACACCAGAATTCAACTTCGCGTCAATGACGGATATTGTATTCTTGTTACTCATCTTTTTTATGATAGCGTCAACATTGGTAAGTACAAATGCTATTGATATTATATTGCCAAAAGCAAGTGGTAAGACCGAGAATAAAAAGTCAACAGCTGTAAGTATCAAAAAAGATTTGACCTATTATATCGATCAGAAACGAGTTGGTGAAAGTGTTTTAGAAACACAGTTATTATCTATATTATCGAATCAAGAATCGCCAACTATAGTATTACGAGCCGAAAAATCGGTACCTGTAGAAAATGTAGTGAAGGTCATGGATATTGCCAATCGAAATAAATTTAAAGTGATTTTGGCTGTTCAACCGAATTAA